CCGGGCGAGCAGCGACAGCAGCGACGTCTTCACCGCCGGTCCGGGCGCCCGCAGCCAGGACATCCTCGGCAGCCGGTCCGGCCAGCGCAGGGGCAACCCCTCCCGCAGCGCCAGGGCCTCCACCAGCGGGCGCACTCCAGGCAGCAGGTGCAGGTGCTGGTGGCCGTCCAGGTGGTCCACCTCCGCGCCCAGCTCGCGCGCGCGCCGCACCTGCGCGGCCAGCTCCAGCTCCAGCTCCTCGCGGCGCACTTGCCCGGTGAGCCACGCCCGTGCGAAGTCCGCCCAGCTCCCGCGCAGGCGCCCCTCGGGGGCCATCGTGGGCACGTGCGAGGCCGGCGCCGCCGGGGGCAGCCGGGTGCAGAAGGCCAGGTGGACACCCAGGGCCAGGCCGCGCTTCCGGGCCTCGGGCACCGCTTCCGGCGCACTCGGGCCGCTCACCAGCACGGTCGCGCTGGTGACGATGCCCTCGCGGTGGGCCCGGAAGATGCCCGCGTCCAGGGCCGGGTGCAGCCCCAGGTCATCCGCGTTGACGACGAG
The sequence above is drawn from the Archangium gephyra genome and encodes:
- a CDS encoding carbohydrate deacetylase, whose protein sequence is MGRARTRLVVNADDLGLHPALDAGIFRAHREGIVTSATVLVSGPSAPEAVPEARKRGLALGVHLAFCTRLPPAAPASHVPTMAPEGRLRGSWADFARAWLTGQVRREELELELAAQVRRARELGAEVDHLDGHQHLHLLPGVRPLVEALALREGLPLRWPDRLPRMSWLRAPGPAVKTSLLSLLARSAPGPRPGVRRVSAGGIFEAGQLTESALLSLLESLPPGDFELGCHPGEGRPHVPEDPAWTYGWQSELDALTSPRVRARLEQLGVELTTYGALAAAPSPAVASAT